One genomic region from Yarrowia lipolytica chromosome 1C, complete sequence encodes:
- a CDS encoding uncharacterized protein (Compare to YALI0C14476g, weakly similar to uniprot|P39081 Saccharomyces cerevisiae YDR228c PCF11 component of pre-mRNA 3 -end processing factor CF I, similar to Saccharomyces cerevisiae PCF11 (YDR228C); ancestral locus Anc_8.444), with protein sequence MSELDEIREDYLYALEELTGVQKPIITNLTVIAEENRHAAKAITRAIEERISKCAPEYKLPAMYLLDSICKNVGAPYTTCFGINLYRTFADTYTQVPESIRRKLIELYGTWKTSATGGMLFPAEPMRKIASFLERINEVTSRATPNPATPNLGTPNPATPPLGTPVLGQGGFGVPNAGLTQPQLLEKCSHVIDMTSDRLQHIPGDVDAKERIPVLKQLQAVLQSQAIPVSYLSNIEAQLASSLAHEEKKLAEYEENERLKQQQQQQQQQQQQTTPSNLLASLQAAGLLAGGIPGGMPGMPGMPGMPGMPAMPGMPVPPMPMPGMPFPMFPNLGTVPAPDINSLLASGASSLLSSLESNDVELSTSSLLKPRPNLVFNLYGKMPKVCNICGRRFRDNQDHARMQHMDWHFRINKKMRQDEGRAQNRRWYLAEHLWVAGEQKEEKEEKVQKVDMESVKKQWVLAPSSASKKKQVCPICTGGFNTELSDEAEDWVWTDAVQVGDKIFHATCYAESGKLAESLVRKRRGEDREGRTKREKVELDY encoded by the exons ATGTCCGAGCTGGATGAGATTCGAGAGGACTACCTGTAcgctctggaggagctgacGGGGGTCCAGAAgcccatcatcaccaacctcACGGTGATTGCCGAGGAAAACAGACACgctgccaaggccattACCCGAGCCATTGAGGAGCGAATAAGTAAG tgcGCTCCAGAGTACAAGCTGCCAGCAATGTACCTGCTCGACTCCATCTGCAAGAACGTAGGAGCACCATACACAACCTGCTTCGGTATCAACTTGTACCGCACTTTTGCCGACACATACACCCAAGTTCCCGAATCGATCCGACGAAAACTGATCGAGCTGTACGGCACCTGGAAAACGTCGGCCACAGGCGGCATGCTGTTCCCAGCAGAACCCATGCGAAAGATTGCCTCTTTTCTGGAACGAATCAACGAAGTCACATCACGGGCCACGCCAAACCCCGCAACCCCCAACCTGGGCACCCCCAACCCCGCTACTCCACCTCTAGGCACTCCAGTTCTCGGCCAAGGAGGTTTCGGAGTGCCCAATGCGGGCCTGACACAAccccagctgctggagaagtgCAGCCACGTGATCGACATGACTTCTGACCGTCTACAACATATTCCAGGCGACGTCGATGCCAAGGAACGGATTCCTGTCCTCAAACAGCTACAGGCCGTTCTTCAGTCCCAGGCCATTCCTGTGTCGTACCTGTCCAATATTGAGGCTCAATTGGCCTCTTCTCTAGCCCatgaggagaagaagcttGCTGAATACGAAGAAAACGAGCGACtaaagcagcagcagcagcagcagcagcagcaacagcagcagacgaCACCAAGCAACTTGCTAGCTTCCCTACAAGCCGCTGGCTTGTTAGCAGGAGGTATACCTGGTGGAATGCCTGGAATGCCTGGTATGCCTGGAATGCCTGGAATGCCGGCTATGCCTGGTATGCCTGTTCCACCCATGCCTATGCCTGGTATGCCTTTTCCCATGTTTCCTAACCTTGGTACTGTTCCTGCACCGGACATTAACTCTCTGTTGGCCTCTGGTGCCTCTTCTTTGCTGTCTTCCTTGGAGTCTAACGACGTGGAACTTTCTACGTCTTCTCTGCTGAAGCCTCGCCCCAATCTGGTATTCAACCTTTACGGCAAGATGCCCAAGGTGTGCAACATTTGTGGGCGGCGGTTCCGAGATAATCAGGACCATGCCCGTATGCAGCACATGGACTGGCATTTCCGAATCAATAAGAAGATGCGCCAGGACGAGGGACGAGCTCAGAACAGACGGTGGTACCTGGCCGAGCATTTGTGGGTGGCAGGAGAGCAaaaggaggaaaaagaagaaaaggtGCAAAAGGTGGACATGGAAAGTGTCAAGAAACAATGGGTTCTGGCTCCCAGCAGTGCTTCTAAGAAGAAGCAGGTTTGTCCCATTTGCACAGGAGGCTTCAACACGGAACTCAGTGATGAAGCTGAGGACTGGGTGTGGACAGACGCGGTTCAGGTTGGAGATAAGATCTTCCATGCCACATGTTATGCTGAGAGTGGAAAGCTGGCAGAGAGCCTGGTGAGAAagaggagaggagaagataGAGAAGGAAGGACAAAGAGGGAGAAGGTGGAGCTCGACTACTAA